One Streptococcus sp. DTU_2020_1001019_1_SI_AUS_MUR_006 DNA window includes the following coding sequences:
- a CDS encoding Nif3-like dinuclear metal center hexameric protein → MKASEVIKRYEAYCPQEFSMEGDSRGLQIGTLDKEIKKVMVALDIREETVAEAIDKGVDLIIVKHAPIFRPIKDLVASRPQNQIYINLIKHDIAVYVSHTNIDIVENGLNDWFCQLLDIKDTTYIQETGPERGIGRIGTIRPQTFKEFADHVKEVFGLDSLRMVYYQETDLQKTISRVAICGGSGQSFYKDALAKGADVYITGDIYYHTAQDMLSDGLLALDPGHYIEVLFVEKIAELLNEWKEENAWSLEVVASQASTNPFHHI, encoded by the coding sequence ATGAAAGCAAGTGAAGTGATTAAGCGTTATGAAGCCTATTGCCCACAAGAATTTTCTATGGAAGGTGATAGTCGTGGTCTGCAAATTGGCACCCTAGACAAGGAAATTAAAAAAGTCATGGTTGCCCTTGATATTCGTGAAGAGACAGTCGCTGAAGCTATTGACAAGGGTGTTGATCTGATTATCGTTAAGCACGCCCCTATCTTTCGTCCAATCAAGGACTTGGTAGCTAGTCGTCCTCAAAATCAGATTTACATCAATCTCATCAAGCACGATATTGCAGTCTATGTTAGCCATACTAATATCGACATTGTTGAGAATGGATTAAATGACTGGTTCTGCCAACTGTTAGATATTAAAGATACAACCTATATACAGGAAACAGGTCCTGAACGTGGGATTGGGCGTATTGGAACTATTAGACCTCAAACCTTTAAGGAATTTGCTGACCATGTTAAGGAAGTCTTTGGTCTAGATAGCCTTCGTATGGTGTATTATCAAGAGACTGATTTGCAAAAAACCATCTCAAGAGTGGCCATCTGTGGTGGCAGTGGGCAGTCATTCTATAAGGATGCTTTGGCAAAGGGGGCAGATGTCTATATCACTGGTGATATTTACTACCATACTGCCCAAGATATGTTGTCAGATGGTTTGTTAGCTCTAGATCCGGGACACTATATCGAAGTGCTTTTTGTTGAAAAAATTGCAGAACTCTTGAACGAATGGAAGGAAGAAAATGCTTGGTCTCTCGAAGTTGTCGCAAGTCAGGCTTCTACCAATCCATTCCATCATATCTAG
- a CDS encoding tRNA (adenine(22)-N(1))-methyltransferase TrmK, translating into MISKRLETVASFVPQGSVLLDVGSDHAYLPIELVEKGHIERAIAGEVVEGPYQSAVKNVESHGLTEKIQVRLANGLAAFEEADQVSVITIAGMGGRLIATILEEGLDKLANVDRLILQPNNREDELRSWLQEHGFQIIAESILEEAGKFYEIIVAEVGEMNLSATDVRFGPFLSKEVSPVFIQKWQKEAAKLEFALSQIPEKNQEERQVLADKIQAIKEVLHESK; encoded by the coding sequence ATGATTTCGAAGAGATTAGAAACGGTGGCTTCTTTTGTTCCCCAAGGATCCGTTTTGCTAGATGTAGGAAGCGACCATGCTTATTTACCGATTGAACTAGTTGAAAAAGGTCACATTGAGCGTGCCATTGCAGGAGAGGTTGTAGAAGGTCCCTACCAATCTGCAGTAAAAAATGTTGAAAGTCATGGTTTGACTGAGAAAATTCAGGTTCGCCTAGCAAATGGTTTGGCTGCTTTTGAAGAGGCTGACCAGGTCTCTGTTATCACTATTGCTGGAATGGGTGGCCGTTTGATTGCTACGATCTTAGAAGAAGGATTAGACAAACTTGCCAATGTTGATCGTTTGATTCTTCAACCAAATAACCGAGAAGATGAGTTGCGTTCTTGGTTACAAGAGCATGGTTTTCAAATCATAGCAGAAAGTATCCTAGAAGAAGCAGGGAAATTCTACGAGATCATAGTTGCAGAAGTTGGCGAAATGAATCTATCAGCAACTGATGTCCGCTTTGGCCCATTCTTGTCCAAAGAAGTCAGTCCAGTCTTCATCCAAAAATGGCAAAAAGAAGCTGCTAAGCTTGAGTTTGCCCTTAGTCAAATTCCAGAAAAAAATCAAGAAGAACGTCAGGTTCTAGCAGATAAAATTCAAGCCATTAAGGAGGTGCTCCATGAAAGCAAGTGA
- a CDS encoding cation-translocating P-type ATPase produces the protein MDKNKIMGLSQSEVNERQKQGQVNDFKASASTSTWQIVKRNVFTLFNALNFAIALALAFVQAWSNLVFFAVICFNAFSGIVTELRAKHMVDKLNLLNKEKITTIRDGQEITLDPEELVLDDVIRLSAGDQIPSDAIVLEGFAEVNEAMLTGESDLVQKEVEDLMLSGSFLASGSVFARVHHVGADNYAAKLMLEAKTVKPINSRIMKSLDQLAGFTGKIIIPFGIALLLEALVLKGLPLKSSVVNSSTALLGMLPKGIALLTITSLLTAVIKLGLKKVLVQEMYSVETLARVDMLCLDKTGTITQGKMQVETVLPLTQAYDKDAIAKILTSYMANSEDKNPTAQAIRQRFQGQVTYPMISNLPFSSDRKWGAMELEGLGTVFLGAPEMLLDAEVPEAREALERGSRVLVLALSQEKLDHHKPQKPSDIQALALLEILDPIREGAAETLDYLRSQEVGLKIISGDNPVTVSSIAQKAGFADYHSYVDCSKITDEELVAMAEETAIFGRVSPHQKKLIIQTLKKAGHTTAMTGDGVNDILALREADCSIVMAEGDPATRQIANLVLLNSDFNDVPEILFEGRRVVNNIAHIAPIFLIKTIYSFLLAIICIASALLGRTEWILIFPFIPIQITMIDQFVEGFPPFVLTFERNIKPVEQNFLRKSMLRALPSALMVVFSVLFVKIFGTGQGWSAIEISTLLYYLLASIGFMSVVRACLPFSLWRVLLIIWSVGGFLGTALFPRIQKLLEISTLTEQTLPVYGIMMVIFAIIFILTSRYQTRK, from the coding sequence ATGGATAAAAATAAAATTATGGGCTTAAGCCAATCAGAAGTTAATGAACGTCAGAAACAGGGACAGGTCAATGATTTCAAAGCATCAGCTAGTACCAGTACTTGGCAGATTGTAAAACGAAATGTTTTTACTCTCTTCAATGCTTTGAACTTTGCTATTGCATTAGCGCTCGCTTTTGTTCAAGCCTGGAGCAACCTGGTTTTCTTTGCGGTTATCTGTTTTAATGCTTTTTCAGGAATTGTAACCGAGCTACGTGCCAAGCATATGGTTGATAAACTCAATCTCTTAAATAAAGAAAAGATTACGACTATTCGTGATGGACAAGAGATTACTTTAGACCCTGAAGAGCTTGTTTTGGATGATGTGATTCGCTTGTCTGCAGGGGATCAAATTCCAAGTGATGCGATTGTATTAGAAGGCTTTGCAGAAGTCAATGAAGCCATGTTAACGGGCGAGAGCGACTTGGTGCAAAAAGAAGTAGAAGACTTAATGCTGTCCGGTAGTTTTCTTGCCAGTGGTTCTGTCTTTGCTCGAGTTCATCATGTAGGAGCAGATAACTATGCAGCCAAACTCATGCTTGAAGCTAAGACAGTTAAACCGATCAACTCACGTATCATGAAATCACTTGATCAACTTGCAGGCTTTACTGGGAAAATCATCATTCCATTTGGAATTGCCCTCTTGCTTGAAGCTTTGGTCTTGAAAGGTTTACCACTGAAGTCTTCTGTAGTGAATTCATCTACAGCTCTTTTGGGAATGTTGCCTAAGGGGATTGCCCTCTTGACCATTACCTCTCTTTTAACCGCTGTTATCAAGCTTGGTTTGAAAAAGGTCTTGGTACAGGAGATGTACTCTGTTGAAACCCTAGCGCGCGTGGATATGCTCTGCTTGGATAAGACAGGTACCATCACCCAAGGGAAGATGCAGGTTGAGACTGTTCTTCCTCTGACCCAGGCTTATGACAAGGATGCTATTGCCAAAATATTAACTAGCTATATGGCAAACAGTGAAGATAAGAACCCAACAGCACAAGCTATTCGTCAACGTTTTCAAGGTCAAGTAACTTATCCGATGATTTCTAATCTTCCATTTTCAAGCGATCGTAAATGGGGAGCAATGGAGTTGGAAGGTCTTGGAACTGTTTTTCTAGGCGCACCGGAGATGTTGTTGGATGCTGAAGTTCCTGAGGCTAGAGAAGCTCTCGAACGAGGATCTCGTGTCTTAGTTCTGGCCCTCAGTCAAGAAAAACTTGATCACCACAAGCCACAAAAGCCATCTGATATTCAAGCCTTGGCTTTGCTTGAAATTCTAGATCCAATCCGAGAAGGGGCAGCTGAAACTCTAGACTATCTTCGTTCTCAGGAAGTGGGCCTGAAAATTATCTCTGGTGATAATCCAGTTACGGTTTCAAGTATTGCTCAAAAAGCTGGTTTTGCAGATTACCACAGCTATGTAGATTGTTCGAAGATCACGGACGAGGAATTGGTTGCCATGGCTGAGGAGACAGCGATTTTCGGACGTGTCTCTCCTCATCAAAAGAAACTGATCATCCAAACGTTGAAAAAAGCAGGTCATACTACAGCCATGACAGGAGACGGTGTCAATGATATTCTAGCTCTTCGTGAGGCAGACTGTTCCATCGTTATGGCTGAAGGAGATCCAGCGACTCGTCAGATTGCAAATCTGGTTCTCTTGAACTCAGACTTTAATGATGTTCCTGAGATTCTCTTTGAGGGTCGTCGTGTGGTTAATAATATTGCTCACATTGCTCCAATTTTCTTGATTAAGACCATCTATTCCTTCTTGTTGGCAATCATCTGTATTGCAAGTGCATTGTTGGGTCGTACTGAATGGATTTTGATTTTCCCATTCATTCCGATTCAGATTACCATGATTGACCAGTTTGTGGAAGGATTCCCACCGTTCGTATTGACCTTTGAGCGAAATATTAAGCCAGTCGAACAAAACTTCCTCAGAAAATCCATGCTCCGAGCACTACCAAGTGCCTTGATGGTAGTCTTTAGTGTTCTCTTTGTTAAAATTTTTGGAACAGGTCAAGGTTGGTCAGCAATTGAAATTTCGACACTTTTGTATTATCTATTGGCATCGATTGGTTTCATGTCTGTAGTTAGAGCTTGTTTGCCATTTAGTCTGTGGCGTGTTCTCTTGATTATTTGGTCAGTTGGTGGCTTCCTTGGAACAGCTCTATTTCCAAGAATTCAAAAATTACTTGAAATTTCAACACTGACAGAACAAACATTACCTGTCTATGGCATTATGATGGTCATCTTTGCTATCATTTTCATCCTGACAAGTCGTTATCAAACTAGAAAATAA
- a CDS encoding 1-acyl-sn-glycerol-3-phosphate acyltransferase, giving the protein MFYTYLRGLVMLILWSINGNAHYHNTDKIPSQDENYILVAPHRTWWDPVYMAFATKPKQFVFMAKKELFSNRIFGWWIRMCGAFPIDRENPSASAIKYPINVLRKSDRSLIMFPSGSRHSNDVKGGVALIAKMAKVRIMPVTYTGPMTLKGLISRERVDMNFGNPIDISDIKKMNDEGIEMVAERIQSEFQRLDEETKQWHNNKKPNPLWWFIRIPALILAVLVAIITIIFSFIASFIWNPEKKQNQLG; this is encoded by the coding sequence ATGTTTTATACTTATCTTCGTGGGCTCGTTATGTTGATCCTTTGGTCTATCAACGGTAATGCTCATTATCATAATACGGATAAAATTCCGAGTCAAGATGAAAACTATATCCTAGTCGCTCCGCATCGTACTTGGTGGGATCCTGTCTACATGGCATTTGCGACCAAACCAAAGCAATTTGTCTTTATGGCTAAAAAGGAACTGTTCTCTAATCGAATCTTTGGTTGGTGGATTCGTATGTGTGGTGCCTTTCCTATTGATCGGGAGAATCCTAGCGCTTCGGCTATCAAATACCCTATCAACGTTCTTAGAAAGAGCGACCGATCTCTCATCATGTTTCCAAGCGGTAGTCGTCATTCTAACGATGTCAAAGGGGGCGTAGCTCTGATTGCTAAAATGGCCAAGGTTCGCATCATGCCAGTTACTTACACTGGCCCAATGACCTTAAAAGGACTCATCAGTCGTGAACGTGTCGATATGAACTTCGGAAATCCTATCGATATCTCGGACATTAAGAAGATGAATGATGAAGGAATTGAGATGGTTGCTGAACGTATCCAATCAGAATTCCAACGTCTAGATGAGGAAACAAAACAATGGCACAATAACAAAAAACCAAATCCTTTGTGGTGGTTTATTCGCATACCAGCACTGATTCTTGCTGTCTTAGTTGCGATTATTACCATCATCTTTAGCTTTATCGCAAGTTTTATCTGGAATCCAGAAAAAAAACAAAATCAATTAGGTTAG
- the pyk gene encoding pyruvate kinase: protein MNKRVKIVATLGPAVEIRGGKKFGDDGYWGEKLDVEASAKNIAQLIEAGANTFRFNFSHGDHQEQGDRMATVKLAEKLAGKKVGFLLDTKGPEIRTELFEGEAKEYSYKTGEKIRVATKQGIKSTREVIALNVAGALDIYDDVEVGRQVLVDDGKLGLRVVEKDDATREFVVEVENDGVIAKQKGVNIPNTKIPFPALAERDNADIRFGLEQGINFIAISFVRTAKDVNEVRAICEETGNGHVQLFAKIENQQGIDNLDEIIEAADGIMIARGDMGIEVPFEMVPVYQKMIITKVNAAGKVVITATNMLETMTEKPRATRSEVSDVFNAVIDGTDATMLSGESANGKYPLESVRTMATIDKNAQTLLNEYGRLNSDSFERNSKTEVMASAVKDATNSMDIKLVVTLTKTGHTARLISKYRPNADILALTFDELTERGLMLNWGVIPMLTEAPSSTDDMFEIAERKAVEAGLVQSGDDIVIVAGVPLGEAVRTNTMRIRTVR, encoded by the coding sequence ATGAACAAACGTGTAAAAATCGTTGCAACTTTGGGTCCTGCGGTAGAAATCCGCGGTGGTAAAAAATTTGGTGATGACGGATACTGGGGTGAAAAACTTGACGTTGAAGCTTCAGCTAAAAACATTGCCCAATTGATTGAAGCAGGAGCTAACACTTTCCGTTTCAACTTCTCACATGGTGACCACCAAGAACAAGGTGACCGTATGGCAACTGTTAAACTTGCGGAAAAACTTGCAGGTAAAAAAGTTGGTTTCCTTCTTGATACTAAAGGACCAGAAATCCGTACTGAATTGTTCGAAGGTGAAGCTAAAGAGTATTCATACAAAACTGGTGAAAAAATCCGTGTTGCAACTAAACAAGGAATCAAATCAACTCGTGAAGTGATTGCTTTGAACGTTGCAGGAGCACTTGATATCTATGATGATGTTGAAGTTGGTCGTCAAGTATTGGTTGACGATGGTAAACTTGGTCTTCGTGTTGTAGAAAAAGACGATGCAACTCGTGAATTTGTTGTTGAAGTTGAAAATGACGGTGTTATCGCTAAACAAAAAGGTGTAAACATCCCTAACACTAAAATTCCTTTCCCAGCTCTTGCTGAACGTGATAACGCTGATATCCGCTTCGGTTTGGAACAAGGTATCAACTTCATCGCGATCTCATTCGTACGTACTGCAAAAGACGTGAATGAAGTTCGTGCAATCTGTGAAGAAACTGGTAACGGTCACGTTCAATTGTTCGCTAAAATCGAAAACCAACAAGGTATCGATAACTTGGATGAAATCATTGAAGCTGCTGACGGTATCATGATCGCTCGTGGTGACATGGGTATCGAAGTACCATTTGAAATGGTTCCAGTTTACCAAAAAATGATCATTACTAAAGTGAATGCTGCTGGTAAAGTTGTTATCACTGCAACAAACATGCTTGAAACAATGACTGAAAAACCACGTGCAACTCGTTCAGAAGTATCAGACGTATTTAACGCTGTTATCGACGGAACTGACGCAACAATGCTTTCAGGTGAGTCAGCGAATGGTAAATACCCACTTGAGTCTGTTCGTACAATGGCAACTATCGATAAGAATGCTCAAACTCTTCTTAACGAATACGGACGTTTGAACTCAGATTCATTTGAACGTAACTCTAAGACAGAAGTTATGGCTTCAGCAGTTAAAGATGCTACAAATTCAATGGACATTAAATTGGTTGTAACTCTTACTAAGACTGGTCACACAGCACGTTTGATCTCTAAATACCGTCCAAATGCTGATATCTTGGCATTGACATTCGACGAATTGACAGAACGTGGATTGATGTTGAACTGGGGTGTTATCCCAATGTTGACAGAAGCTCCATCATCAACTGACGACATGTTTGAAATTGCTGAACGTAAAGCAGTTGAAGCAGGTCTTGTACAATCTGGTGACGATATCGTTATCGTTGCAGGTGTGCCACTTGGTGAAGCAGTTCGTACTAACACAATGCGTATCCGCACTGTACGTTAA
- the pfkA gene encoding 6-phosphofructokinase yields the protein MKRIAVLTSGGDAPGMNAAIRAVVRQAISEGMEVFGIYDGYAGMVAGEIYPLDAASVGDIISRGGTFLHSARYPEFAKLEGQLKGIEQLKKHGIEGVVVIGGDGSYHGAMRLTEHGFPAIGLPGTIDNDIVGTDFTIGFDTAVTTAMDAIDKIRDTSSSHRRTFVVEVMGRNAGDIALWAGIATGADEIIIPEEGFKMEDIVASIKAGYEHGKKHNIIVLAEGVMSAAEFGQKLKEAGDTSDLRVTELGHIQRGGSPTARDRVLASRMGAHAVKLLKQGIGGVAVGIRNEKMVENPILGTAEEGALFSLTADGKIVVNNPHKADIELSALNKSLS from the coding sequence ATGAAACGTATTGCTGTTTTGACTAGTGGTGGAGACGCCCCTGGTATGAATGCTGCCATCCGTGCAGTAGTTCGTCAAGCAATCTCAGAAGGAATGGAAGTTTTTGGTATCTATGATGGATACGCTGGTATGGTTGCTGGTGAGATTTATCCACTTGATGCTGCTTCAGTGGGAGACATCATTTCACGTGGTGGTACTTTCCTTCACTCTGCTCGTTATCCTGAGTTTGCAAAACTCGAAGGTCAACTTAAAGGGATTGAGCAGTTGAAAAAACACGGTATCGAAGGTGTCGTAGTTATCGGTGGTGACGGTTCTTATCACGGAGCTATGCGCTTGACTGAGCATGGATTCCCTGCTATCGGACTTCCAGGAACAATCGATAACGATATCGTAGGTACTGATTTCACAATCGGATTTGATACTGCAGTTACAACTGCAATGGATGCCATCGATAAGATTCGTGATACCTCATCAAGTCACCGTCGTACTTTCGTAGTTGAAGTTATGGGACGTAATGCTGGAGACATCGCTCTTTGGGCTGGTATCGCTACTGGTGCTGATGAAATTATTATCCCTGAAGAAGGCTTCAAGATGGAAGACATCGTAGCAAGTATCAAGGCTGGATATGAACATGGTAAGAAGCACAACATTATCGTTTTGGCAGAAGGTGTTATGTCAGCGGCAGAATTTGGTCAAAAACTAAAAGAAGCTGGAGATACAAGCGATCTTCGTGTAACTGAACTTGGTCACATCCAACGTGGTGGATCACCAACTGCTCGTGACCGTGTATTGGCGTCACGCATGGGTGCACATGCTGTTAAACTCCTTAAACAAGGAATCGGTGGTGTCGCTGTTGGTATTCGCAATGAGAAAATGGTTGAAAATCCAATTCTTGGAACTGCAGAAGAAGGAGCTTTATTTAGCCTAACAGCTGATGGTAAGATCGTTGTTAACAACCCTCACAAAGCTGATATTGAACTTTCTGCTTTAAACAAGAGCTTGTCTTAA
- a CDS encoding DNA polymerase III subunit alpha: protein MIAQLDTKTVYSFMESMISIQKYVDQGKAYGYSALGIMDVDNLYGAYYFIKECQKQEIQPLLGLEMTVHHEEELVNLRFLALSNHGYRNLMKLSSQKMTGKKEWTDFSTYLEDICVIVPYYSAIDSLDLGHDYYIGVYPDTPQSNFSHSILPLYRVNSFESEDLETLQMLKAIKENVTLREVDVQAQQGLFLPADRLEQIFLEKFPLALENLARLIKEASYEIDSSLKLPRFNPERPAVEELRERAIKGLEQKGLLDSVYQARLEEELSVIHDMGFDDYFLVVWDLLRFGRSQGYYMGMGRGSAVGSLVAYALNITGIDPVAKNLIFERFLNRERYTMPDIDIDIPDIYRPEFIRYVRDRYGSIHAAQIVTYSTFGAKQAIRDIFKRYGVPEYELTSITKKIGFKDTLTSAYEGNLGFRQLIQGKIEYQKAFVIAKKIEGAPRQTSIHAAGVVISDKNLTDYIPLKYGEDMLITQYDAHGVEGNGLLKMDFLGLRNLTFAQKMKELLFETQGIQLRIEDIDLEDRETLALFAAGKTKGIFQFEQPGAIRLLKRVKPESFEEVVATTSLNRPGASDYIDNFVARKHGKEKVTVLDPVLEDILAPTYGIMLYQEQVMQVAQRYAGFSLGKADILRRAMGKKNAAEMHRMEESFIQGALEKGHGKEQAQQVFAVMEKFAGYGFNRSHAYAYAALAFQLAYFKTHYPEIFYQVMLNYASGDYILDALEMGFELTPLSINTIPYQDKLTDRTIYLGLKSIKGMPRDFAYWILENRPFSSVEDFVTRLPKNYQKLSLLTPLVEIGLFDSFEKNRQKILSNLPTLFIFVEELGSLFADNSYNWLESEDFTQVEKFRKEQEWLGVGISPHPLLILAKNPLYPIVSLSELSEGQTATVLVEIESIRVIRTKKGENMAFLKVSDSKTKLEVTVFSDQYRQFKNLLHEGRFYYLNGKVQARDGRLQLVLNNLKEAVSERFWIQAADHEHDSEIYHILEQYKGQIPVIIRYENEQKNVLLPGYFVAKDVSLQETLSQITMKTIYR, encoded by the coding sequence GTGATTGCACAACTTGATACAAAAACGGTTTATAGTTTCATGGAGAGTATGATTTCCATTCAGAAGTATGTTGACCAGGGGAAAGCATACGGCTACTCAGCACTTGGAATCATGGATGTTGACAATCTCTATGGAGCCTATTATTTTATCAAAGAGTGCCAAAAACAGGAGATTCAGCCTTTATTAGGTCTTGAGATGACCGTTCATCATGAGGAGGAACTTGTCAACCTTCGATTTTTAGCCTTGTCAAATCATGGTTATCGAAATCTCATGAAGCTTTCGAGTCAAAAAATGACAGGTAAAAAGGAATGGACTGATTTTTCTACCTATCTAGAAGATATTTGTGTTATTGTTCCCTATTATTCTGCAATTGATTCCTTGGACTTAGGGCATGACTATTATATCGGAGTGTATCCAGATACACCTCAGTCGAATTTTTCTCACTCCATTCTCCCACTTTATCGTGTTAATTCCTTCGAATCTGAGGATTTAGAAACGCTTCAAATGCTCAAGGCGATTAAGGAAAATGTGACCTTACGAGAGGTGGATGTTCAAGCGCAACAAGGCTTGTTTTTACCGGCTGACCGTCTAGAACAGATTTTTTTAGAGAAATTTCCACTCGCGCTTGAAAATCTTGCAAGATTAATCAAGGAAGCTTCCTATGAGATTGATAGTAGTCTCAAGCTTCCACGCTTCAATCCAGAGAGACCAGCTGTTGAAGAGTTGCGCGAAAGAGCTATTAAGGGCTTGGAACAGAAAGGCTTACTCGATTCAGTTTATCAGGCTCGTTTGGAAGAAGAACTATCTGTGATTCATGACATGGGATTCGATGACTATTTCTTGGTTGTCTGGGATCTCTTACGTTTTGGTCGTTCTCAGGGATATTATATGGGAATGGGACGTGGGTCTGCAGTTGGAAGTCTAGTGGCCTATGCCTTAAATATTACTGGTATTGATCCTGTAGCTAAGAATCTTATCTTTGAGCGCTTTTTAAATCGTGAACGCTATACCATGCCTGATATCGATATTGATATTCCTGATATCTATCGTCCTGAATTTATCCGCTATGTTCGTGACCGTTATGGTAGTATTCACGCTGCTCAGATAGTCACCTACTCGACTTTTGGTGCCAAACAGGCCATCCGAGATATTTTTAAACGGTATGGTGTTCCCGAGTACGAGTTGACATCCATAACCAAGAAAATTGGTTTCAAAGATACCTTGACAAGCGCCTATGAAGGGAATTTAGGCTTTAGACAACTGATTCAAGGTAAGATTGAGTACCAAAAGGCTTTCGTTATTGCCAAGAAAATAGAAGGAGCACCTCGTCAAACCTCCATTCATGCTGCTGGTGTGGTTATCAGTGATAAAAATCTAACGGACTATATTCCTCTTAAGTATGGTGAGGATATGCTCATTACCCAGTATGATGCTCATGGAGTCGAGGGAAATGGCTTGCTCAAGATGGATTTCTTGGGCTTACGAAACCTCACCTTCGCTCAAAAAATGAAGGAGCTCTTATTTGAAACTCAAGGAATTCAGCTAAGGATTGAGGATATTGACCTTGAGGATAGGGAAACTTTGGCTCTTTTTGCAGCTGGGAAGACCAAGGGAATCTTTCAGTTTGAACAACCTGGTGCTATTCGCTTATTAAAGCGCGTGAAGCCTGAAAGCTTTGAAGAAGTAGTGGCAACGACTTCCCTCAACAGACCGGGAGCGAGTGACTATATTGATAACTTTGTGGCTCGAAAACATGGTAAAGAAAAGGTAACAGTTCTGGACCCAGTTTTGGAAGATATTTTAGCTCCAACTTATGGCATTATGCTTTACCAAGAACAGGTTATGCAAGTGGCACAGCGTTACGCTGGTTTCAGCCTTGGGAAGGCCGACATTTTACGTCGTGCTATGGGGAAAAAGAATGCGGCCGAGATGCACCGAATGGAGGAGAGTTTTATCCAAGGTGCACTCGAAAAAGGTCATGGAAAAGAACAGGCTCAGCAGGTTTTTGCTGTCATGGAAAAATTTGCTGGTTATGGTTTCAACCGATCGCATGCTTATGCTTATGCGGCTTTAGCCTTCCAGCTTGCTTACTTTAAAACACATTACCCAGAAATCTTTTATCAAGTTATGCTCAACTATGCCAGTGGAGATTATATTCTCGATGCGCTTGAAATGGGTTTTGAACTAACACCACTCTCTATCAATACAATTCCGTATCAGGATAAATTGACAGACAGGACTATTTACTTGGGACTTAAGAGTATCAAGGGGATGCCTCGAGATTTTGCCTATTGGATTTTAGAGAATCGTCCTTTTAGTAGTGTCGAAGATTTTGTCACTCGCTTGCCTAAAAATTATCAGAAGTTGAGTCTTTTAACTCCCCTAGTCGAGATTGGTTTATTTGATAGTTTTGAAAAAAATCGCCAAAAAATCTTATCCAATTTACCTACTTTGTTTATTTTTGTGGAAGAATTGGGTAGTTTATTTGCAGATAATAGCTACAATTGGCTTGAGAGTGAGGATTTTACGCAAGTCGAAAAGTTTCGTAAGGAACAGGAGTGGCTTGGAGTCGGTATCAGTCCGCACCCCTTACTGATTTTAGCAAAGAATCCCCTCTATCCAATTGTGAGTTTGTCTGAACTATCTGAAGGACAGACAGCTACAGTACTCGTTGAGATAGAATCCATTCGTGTCATTCGTACTAAAAAAGGTGAAAACATGGCTTTTCTGAAAGTTAGTGATAGTAAAACGAAGCTTGAAGTCACAGTTTTTTCTGACCAGTATCGCCAATTTAAAAATCTCTTACATGAAGGAAGATTTTACTACCTTAATGGAAAAGTGCAGGCAAGAGACGGTCGCCTTCAGTTAGTATTAAATAATCTAAAAGAAGCAGTGAGTGAACGATTTTGGATTCAGGCTGCTGATCATGAACATGATTCTGAAATTTATCATATTTTAGAACAATACAAGGGACAAATTCCTGTCATCATTCGCTACGAAAATGAACAAAAAAATGTTCTTTTGCCGGGCTATTTTGTTGCAAAAGATGTTAGTTTGCAGGAAACTTTGAGTCAAATAACTATGAAAACGATTTATCGTTAA
- a CDS encoding VOC family protein: MASKMLHTCLRVENLEKSIAFYQDAFGFKELRRKDFPDYAFTIVYLGLDGDDYELELTYNYDHGPYVVGDGFAHIALSTPDLEALHKEHSDKGYEVTAPNGLPGTQPNYYFIKDPDGYKVEVIRENSL; encoded by the coding sequence ATGGCTTCAAAAATGCTACACACATGCTTGCGAGTAGAAAATCTTGAAAAATCAATCGCTTTTTATCAAGATGCTTTTGGATTTAAGGAATTGCGTCGCAAGGATTTTCCAGACTATGCTTTTACGATTGTTTATCTAGGTCTTGACGGTGATGATTATGAATTGGAGTTGACCTACAACTATGATCACGGACCTTATGTTGTCGGTGACGGTTTTGCTCACATCGCCCTAAGCACACCTGATCTTGAGGCTCTTCACAAAGAACATAGCGACAAAGGCTACGAAGTGACAGCGCCTAATGGACTTCCAGGGACTCAACCAAACTATTACTTTATCAAAGATCCAGATGGATACAAGGTAGAAGTGATTCGTGAAAATTCATTATAG